One genomic window of uncultured delta proteobacterium includes the following:
- a CDS encoding hypothetical protein (Evidence 5 : No homology to any previously reported sequences), with protein MKNEPITTLEERIMLAAEQLQQAKTDDAIARWLEKVYELELELDARDDRCGCQACPGDD; from the coding sequence ATGAAAAACGAACCTATCACCACACTTGAAGAGCGTATTATGCTGGCGGCCGAACAGTTGCAGCAGGCCAAAACGGATGACGCCATCGCCCGCTGGCTGGAAAAAGTCTATGAACTGGAATTGGAACTGGACGCGCGGGACGACCGTTGCGGCTGTCAGGCCTGCCCCGGCGATGACTGA
- the aldA gene encoding aldehyde dehydrogenase A, NAD-linked (Evidence 2a : Function of homologous gene experimentally demonstrated in an other organism; PubMedId : 9298646; Product type e : enzyme), with product MREYKQFINGSLKASRSKDVIEVENPFTQKIVATVPKGGVADARAALEAAKEAQPAWEARSAADRAGYLKLMAEGIRKNRTALAKILVEEQAKVLPLAQVEIDFTADYFDYYAGWARIYEGEIIQSDRVNESIFLFRKPIGVIVGICPWNFPFFVMARKVAPSLLTGNTAVIKPSSVAPATIMAFAEIAAKTGLPKGVLNIITGPGATLGEALVRSDITGMVSLTGSVEAGQQVIAGAAANIVKTSLELGGKAPAIVCADADLELAVKSVVASRVIFSGQVCNCCERVYVDKKIEKKFTDMLVKAMKAVKYGDPMAKNVPDMACQVDGAQQKKIAGMVERAKKEGATVLCGGSIPKTKSGYFYEPTVLGDCTQTMEVVRKEIFGPVLPVLSFGDFEEAIALANDCEYGLTSSIYTTNLSTAMWAMRKLKFGETYVNRENFEAMQGFHAGWRKSGIGGADGKHGLMEYLQTQVAYVQY from the coding sequence ATGCGTGAGTACAAACAGTTCATCAATGGATCCTTAAAGGCTTCCCGTTCCAAAGACGTCATCGAGGTCGAAAACCCCTTTACCCAGAAAATCGTGGCTACCGTGCCCAAGGGCGGTGTGGCGGATGCCAGGGCAGCGCTGGAGGCCGCCAAGGAAGCCCAGCCCGCCTGGGAGGCCAGGAGCGCGGCGGACCGGGCCGGATACCTGAAGCTCATGGCCGAGGGCATCCGCAAAAACCGGACCGCGCTGGCGAAAATCCTGGTGGAGGAGCAGGCCAAGGTCCTCCCGCTCGCGCAGGTGGAAATCGACTTCACCGCCGACTATTTCGACTACTACGCGGGCTGGGCGCGCATCTACGAAGGCGAGATCATCCAGAGCGACCGGGTCAACGAGAGCATTTTCCTGTTCCGCAAACCCATCGGCGTCATCGTGGGCATCTGCCCCTGGAATTTCCCCTTCTTCGTCATGGCCCGCAAGGTGGCCCCTTCGCTCCTCACGGGCAACACGGCGGTCATCAAACCCAGCTCCGTCGCCCCGGCCACCATCATGGCCTTTGCCGAAATCGCGGCCAAGACCGGCCTGCCCAAGGGCGTGCTCAACATTATCACCGGACCCGGCGCAACGCTTGGGGAAGCGCTGGTCCGCAGCGACATTACCGGCATGGTCAGCCTGACCGGCAGCGTGGAGGCCGGGCAGCAGGTTATCGCGGGCGCGGCGGCCAACATCGTCAAAACCTCGCTCGAGCTCGGCGGCAAGGCCCCGGCCATTGTCTGCGCCGACGCGGACCTTGAGCTGGCGGTCAAAAGCGTGGTGGCCTCGCGGGTCATTTTCAGCGGGCAGGTCTGCAACTGCTGCGAGCGCGTGTACGTGGACAAGAAGATCGAGAAGAAATTCACCGACATGCTGGTCAAGGCCATGAAGGCCGTGAAATACGGCGACCCCATGGCCAAAAACGTCCCGGACATGGCCTGCCAGGTGGACGGGGCCCAGCAGAAAAAGATTGCGGGCATGGTCGAGCGGGCCAAAAAGGAAGGGGCCACGGTGCTGTGCGGCGGCTCCATCCCCAAGACCAAAAGCGGCTACTTTTACGAGCCCACGGTCCTCGGCGATTGCACCCAGACAATGGAAGTGGTGCGCAAGGAGATCTTCGGCCCGGTGCTGCCCGTGCTTTCGTTCGGCGATTTCGAGGAAGCGATCGCCCTTGCCAACGATTGTGAATACGGGCTGACCTCGTCCATTTACACGACGAACCTCAGCACGGCCATGTGGGCCATGCGCAAGCTCAAGTTCGGCGAGACTTACGTAAACCGGGAAAACTTCGAGGCCATGCAGGGCTTCCATGCCGGGTGGCGCAAATCCGGCATCGGCGGCGCGGACGGCAAGCACGGCCTCATGGAATACCTCCAGACCCAGGTGGCCTACGTGCAGTATTGA